The following proteins come from a genomic window of Pseudomonas putida:
- a CDS encoding helix-turn-helix domain-containing protein: MIEVSGFWRDSALPFVEARRVGDGRQVCYAAHSHESFSLGVITGGRSTYLSGTSQVEVGAGTTVLMNPGVVHTCNPIAGQGWSYLMLFVDMPWLKALGFNLPAQTCSTSPALYSAVLQVFADLFDGNLDDREARLACFFNALPGYLQAATGKTQAHHPQLEAAAAFIRAHRTDPLTLQDICAASGLSRSYLIRTFAQRFGLTPHGYLLDQRVQYARAQLRTGRAIAEVALEAGFADQAHLQRAFKQHLAATPGHYRKAQRPSNEQVQRADHQQ; the protein is encoded by the coding sequence ATGATCGAGGTGTCGGGGTTCTGGCGGGATTCGGCGTTGCCTTTTGTAGAAGCAAGGCGCGTTGGGGATGGGCGTCAGGTGTGCTATGCCGCCCATTCCCATGAAAGTTTTTCGCTCGGCGTGATCACCGGGGGGCGCAGCACCTACCTGAGTGGGACCAGCCAAGTCGAAGTGGGCGCTGGTACCACGGTGCTCATGAACCCCGGTGTGGTCCACACGTGCAATCCTATTGCTGGGCAGGGCTGGTCATACCTGATGCTGTTCGTCGACATGCCGTGGCTGAAGGCGCTCGGTTTCAACTTGCCCGCGCAAACCTGCAGTACCTCGCCGGCACTCTACAGTGCCGTGCTGCAAGTGTTTGCCGACCTGTTCGACGGCAACCTGGATGACCGAGAGGCCCGGCTGGCGTGTTTTTTCAATGCACTGCCAGGCTACCTGCAGGCTGCTACCGGCAAAACGCAAGCCCATCACCCGCAGCTGGAGGCGGCAGCTGCGTTCATCCGGGCCCACCGCACCGACCCGCTGACGCTGCAAGACATCTGTGCTGCCAGCGGCTTGTCCCGCTCTTATCTGATCCGTACCTTTGCCCAGCGTTTCGGCTTGACGCCGCATGGTTACCTGCTTGATCAGCGCGTGCAGTATGCCCGCGCGCAACTGCGCACGGGGCGGGCGATTGCCGAGGTGGCACTGGAGGCAGGATTTGCCGATCAGGCCCATCTGCAGCGGGCGTTCAAGCAACATCTGGCGGCGACGCCCGGGCATTATCGCAAGGCTCAGCGACCATCAAACGAGCAGGTACAGCGCGCTGATCACCAGCAGTAA
- a CDS encoding LysE family translocator: MSLYLSMAAFALAASISPGPVNIVALGSGARHGLRASLAHVAGATLGFCLLLVLVGLGLHALLMRWPLLGVALHWGGVAFLLYLAWKLASDDGQLGGEHPQRAPSAWEGAAMQWLNPKAWLAAVAGVAAYTGGEQQMLWLFTWIYGPICFVSVASWAWAGSMIQQYLRKPRYLQMFNRGLALLLVISALYLLV; this comes from the coding sequence GTGAACATCGTCGCCCTTGGCAGCGGAGCACGCCACGGCCTGCGCGCCAGCCTCGCGCATGTTGCCGGGGCGACCTTGGGCTTTTGCCTGCTGCTGGTGCTGGTGGGGCTGGGCTTGCACGCACTGTTGATGCGCTGGCCGTTGCTGGGCGTGGCGCTGCACTGGGGCGGCGTGGCGTTCCTGCTGTACCTGGCGTGGAAGCTGGCCAGTGATGACGGGCAGTTGGGTGGTGAGCACCCGCAACGCGCCCCTTCGGCTTGGGAGGGCGCAGCCATGCAGTGGCTGAACCCCAAGGCCTGGCTAGCGGCGGTGGCGGGCGTGGCAGCCTATACCGGTGGCGAGCAGCAGATGCTGTGGCTGTTCACGTGGATCTATGGGCCGATCTGTTTTGTTTCAGTGGCCAGCTGGGCTTGGGCAGGCAGCATGATTCAGCAGTACTTGCGCAAGCCGCGCTACCTGCAGATGTTCAACCGAGGCTTGGCGTTACTGCTGGTGATCAGCGCGCTGTACCTGCTCGTTTGA